CGCCATCCAAGACCATCAAAGAAGAACCGGCATAGACTAGCTGTATCTGGTAATCATTGTGGTAATGACTTTCCTTCCCACAAGCCTTCTTATAATGAAATCGGCCGGAAGAAGTAATTTTTACGTCCATTTTTCCTCACTTTGGCAAAAACAATCAGTTTTACAGTAACTATCGGCACACCCTTGCAAATGTCAGATTATATTCGCATGAAGCTATTAGTCTTGCTACCGTTATGGTATCATACTATCCTATAACCTACGAAAAAGTATAAATTATTCTCTCTTTCTGCTAACGACGGCAAGAAGAAGCCCCCCTATACTTACCACGTGTGAACAACAGTGAACCGAGGTTCTTTACAACGTTCAACAGTATTCACCAAAGAGAAATAGGAGGAATAGCATGAAAATGAAAAGAATTGCATTGGTTGCCATGGCTTGTCTGGTCTCAGCTGGAACGCTCTGGGCGGCAGGACAAAATGAAAAATTGACACAGGGAATTCCCCATATTGTCATCGCGACTGCAGACAACACCTATGGGCTGAGCACCGATTCCGATCTCCAAGGTGCCATAACCTCGTTGATTGAATCAAAGACGAACACCAAGATTACCACCATAATCCCACCACTCGCAAGTTATACCGACAAACTCGCAACCTTGGTCAACAGTGGCGATGTCCCAGACGTCTTTGTCGTTGCACAAGCAATGACAAAAATCCCTTCCATGGTCGCCAGGGGGCAGCTTCTTGACTTGACCGATTACATCAAGAACTCCCCAGCCTTGTCAAAATTGGATCCTTCGCTTTTCCAGAATCTGCAGATTGATGGAAAGACCTACTTCATTCCCTACAACTATCCCAAGTCGAAGGCCCTCTATCTCCGCAAGGACATCATGGACCAATATGGAATCACGTTATCAAACACCCCTACAACCGAAGAATTCAGCAGGGAAATGCAGAAACTTGCAGGAACAGGTATCATTCCTTTCTGCTTCCCCAAGTGGGTCGATAATTTCCAGTTCTTCTACAACTCCTTCGGGGCTTGGGGCGGTGTCTACAATGAAAACGGACAAATCATCGACGGTTTTCAAACCCAGGAAATGAGAGACGCCCTTTCCTATGTCCACCAGTTATATGTAGACGGTGTGCTCAGCCAGGAATTCATCACCACGGAAAACAGTGCAATGCGTGAGAAGACCTATACGGGAAAAGCAGCCAGTGACATTGATTACGTCACCAACTACATCAATTACGTACAAAACACTACGGCCGCAGGCAAATATACGGAAATGCACCTCATTTACAAACTGGTTGGACCAAACGGTGACGGCGGAGCTCTCAACGAAGCTACGCAAACCGCATGGGTTGTTTCTGCCAAGACAGAAAACCCCGAGGCTAGCATCCGCGTTTTGGAAACCATCGTTACCGATAGCGAAGTATACCCTGCCTTCTTTGGTATCGGAGTGGAAGGGAAGCACTATACCTTGGACGCAAACGGCGTGATTACCCCAACTGCAAAAGCAGCCAATTCCGGGTATAAATATACGCTCAATTACCTCAGCGACTCCTTTTTGGATATCGACCTCAACAACCTCTCCTTTACCCTCAGCGACTTGTTGAAACAGGGACTTCCCAAACAGATTGCACATATCCGTGCCGTGCAACCAAACCTGGGACCAAACCATGCCGCAGATATCAATGTAGGGGTTTCCGTTGCCTATGACAGGGTTGCCCCTTCAATCAAGAGCACCAGGGAATCGATTGCTACAAAGATTATCGTCGGGTCTGTGTCCCTGGAACAGGGCATGCAGGAATACAATAATTTCTGGAAGAGTATCAACGGCCCGGAAATCCTGAAAGAACTGAACGCTGCCAACTAACGTCCCCTTGGTGAAACCGGATTCCGGCACAGGCTTGTTCTGGAAACCGGTTTCACCCTATGCCCAATGATCATACAGAAACCACAAGCCTAATGCAGAACGAAGGAATAGTAGAATGGACCTCACCGTATTCAGGGAACAAGCAAAACAACTGGTAGCACACATGAGCTTGAAAGAGATGTTCAGCCAATTGCTTCACGAAGCCCCTGCCATTCCTCGTCTGGGCCTTCCCCGCTACAATTGGTGGAATGAAGCCTTGCATGGCGCTGCCCGTAGCGGAACAGCGACGGTTTTCCCCCAGGCAATCGGTTTGGCCGCTATGTTCGACGACGTTTTCCTCAAGGAAATCGCAACGGTCATCTCAACGGAACAACGAGCCAAATATAACACTTTTTCAGCCTTGGGGGACCGGGGCATCTATAAGGGCCTAACCCTCTGGTCCCCGAATGTCAATATATTCAGAGACCCTCGATGGGGGCGTGGACAAGAAACCTATGGGGAGGATCCCTACCTAGCTTCCCAACTAGGGGTTTCCTTCATCCAAGGGTTGCAAGGAGACGGTCCCTATCTCAAAACTGCAGCCTGTGTGAAACATTTTGCAGTCCACAGCGGCCCGGAACCACTGAGACACGATTTCAATGCCATTGTATCCAGAAAAGACCTGTATGAAACCTACTTGCCTGCCTTCGAGGCCTGTGTCAAAGAAGGAGAGGTCAATGCCGTCATGGGAGCCTACAGTGCAGTAAACGGGGAACCTTGTTGCGGAAGTCCCTTCCTTATAACGGATATTCTCCGCAATGATTGGGGATTCGAGGGTATGTACATCTCCGATTGTTGGGCTATACGGGATTTCCACCTGAACCATGCAGTAACCAAAAACCAAGTAGATTCGGTAGCCTTGGCACTCAATGCCGGGTGTGACCTTAACTGCGGATGTGAATATCTCTCGCTGGAAAAAGCCTATCAGCAAGGGCTCATAGACCGAAAAACCATCACGCAGGCTTGTATACGGGTCATGACGACTCGCTTTGCCCTCGGCCTGTTTTCAGAAGACTGTACTTATAGCAACATAGGATATGAACAAAACGACACCGAGGAACACCGCAAGGTTGCCTTTAAGGCCTCCTGCAACTCCCTGGTCCTCCTCAAGAATGACGGGATGCTCCCTCTCGATTCCCGCTCTTTACACGCGATTGCCATCATTGGCCCGAACGCAGACAGCCGGGAAGCCCTTTGGGGCAACTACCACGGAACGTCCAGCACCTATACCACGGTCTTGGAAGGGTTCAGGAAAACACTTGGGGAATCGGTTAAGGTCAAGTATTCCCAGGGAAGCGCAATCCAGAAAGAAAAACTGGAACGGCTTGCTGAACCCAATGACAGGATTGCAGAGGCGATTGCCGTTGCAACGGTATCCGATACCATCATCCTGTGTCTGGGATATGATGAAACCGTCGAAGGGGAAATGCATGACGATGGCAATGGGGGCTGGGCCGGAGACAAGCAAGACCTCAGGTTGCCTCCCTGCCAAAGAGCGTTGCTCAAGGCCGTTGCCTCTACAGGAAAGCCGATAGTACTGGTACTCCTGTCCGGAGGAGCCATCGACCCTGAGATCGAAAGGTTCCCGAATGTAAAGGCCCTGCTGCAGGGATGGTATCCCGGGCAAGAGGGTGGACTAGCCATCGCCCATACCATACTGGGCCTGAACAACCCTTCGGGGCACCTTCCTGTCACGTTCTACCGCTCAGAAACTGTTTTGCCCGATTTCTGTGACTACCGAATGGAAGGAAGAACCTACCGATACGTACAGGAAAAAGTATTGTACCCCTTTGGTTTTGGACTTTCCTATACAACGTTTTCCTATGGGAACCTTTCTACTGGAAAGCAAGCAGACGGAAACCTTGAGCTTTCTTTCATCGTAAGCAATAGCGGAAACAGGGAAGGCCGGGAAGTGGTCCAGATATATTGCCATTCTGACCATCCCTTTTTTCCGCCGAATCCTGTACTCTGCGGTTTCACGAGTCTTGTGTTGCAACCGGGGGAACACAAAACCGTTACCCAGACAATTTTAGCTGAGGCGTTCTCAGCTATTGACCCAGAGGGCAAAAGGATTGCCCTAAAGGGATGGTTCGACCTCTATGTGGGAAACCACCAGAAGGCCCTTCCCCCTGCTGGGTTTTCAAAGTCTGACCTGCTGCACATCCGTATCCAAAGAGACTGAACAGCAGTACCTGATCTTGGATACACAATATATACCCATCACGCGAAGGAGACCTTTCCCATGGCAAACCATACACAGGACAATTTATCGGAACTCAAGTTACGGCCACCGTTGAAAACAAGAATCAAGAAACAGAAATACCTGTTGCTTATGCTTCTGCCTGGCCTTGTGTATTATGCAATATTCAAATACATCCCCCTGTTGGGACTTGGGCTTTCTTTTACCGATTATGGATTCCGGGCGAAAATATCCTTTGTCGGGTTGGACAATTTCAGACGCTTGCTTTCTTCCAGCATTTTCTGGAACGCCTTTAAAAACACTATGATTATCAGCCTGGCTAACATTGTATTCTATTTCCCTGCACCCATTATCGTGGCTTTGCTGGTCAATGAACTGAAAAGCACGAAAGCAAAACGCCTTATCCAGTTTTTGATTTACATACCTTATTTTTTCTCCTGGGTTGTTGTAGGAAGCATTTTTGTGAACCTGCTTTCCCCTTCTTCCGGGCTCATCAACAATATCATCACAAAGTTTGGGGGAAAGCCTGTTTACTTTATGGCCAGCGCTCATCATTTCCGCTCAATCCTGGTCTCCTCCTATATCTGGAGGCAAATGGGATACGGGGCTGTCATTTATATTGCTGCCCTGACTACGATTCCTCCCGAGCTCTACGAAGCGGCGACCATTGACGGTGCAGGGCAC
The sequence above is a segment of the Sphaerochaeta pleomorpha str. Grapes genome. Coding sequences within it:
- a CDS encoding ABC transporter permease yields the protein MANHTQDNLSELKLRPPLKTRIKKQKYLLLMLLPGLVYYAIFKYIPLLGLGLSFTDYGFRAKISFVGLDNFRRLLSSSIFWNAFKNTMIISLANIVFYFPAPIIVALLVNELKSTKAKRLIQFLIYIPYFFSWVVVGSIFVNLLSPSSGLINNIITKFGGKPVYFMASAHHFRSILVSSYIWRQMGYGAVIYIAALTTIPPELYEAATIDGAGHWGKLLYVTLPSIRTTIVTMLLLNLSHVLMIFEQVLVMYNAAVYDVADVLQTYVFREGLLAGDIGYSIAVGMFTSLISLVLVMSTNKASSKFLDEPIL
- a CDS encoding extracellular solute-binding protein produces the protein MKMKRIALVAMACLVSAGTLWAAGQNEKLTQGIPHIVIATADNTYGLSTDSDLQGAITSLIESKTNTKITTIIPPLASYTDKLATLVNSGDVPDVFVVAQAMTKIPSMVARGQLLDLTDYIKNSPALSKLDPSLFQNLQIDGKTYFIPYNYPKSKALYLRKDIMDQYGITLSNTPTTEEFSREMQKLAGTGIIPFCFPKWVDNFQFFYNSFGAWGGVYNENGQIIDGFQTQEMRDALSYVHQLYVDGVLSQEFITTENSAMREKTYTGKAASDIDYVTNYINYVQNTTAAGKYTEMHLIYKLVGPNGDGGALNEATQTAWVVSAKTENPEASIRVLETIVTDSEVYPAFFGIGVEGKHYTLDANGVITPTAKAANSGYKYTLNYLSDSFLDIDLNNLSFTLSDLLKQGLPKQIAHIRAVQPNLGPNHAADINVGVSVAYDRVAPSIKSTRESIATKIIVGSVSLEQGMQEYNNFWKSINGPEILKELNAAN
- a CDS encoding glycoside hydrolase family 3 C-terminal domain-containing protein, with the translated sequence MDLTVFREQAKQLVAHMSLKEMFSQLLHEAPAIPRLGLPRYNWWNEALHGAARSGTATVFPQAIGLAAMFDDVFLKEIATVISTEQRAKYNTFSALGDRGIYKGLTLWSPNVNIFRDPRWGRGQETYGEDPYLASQLGVSFIQGLQGDGPYLKTAACVKHFAVHSGPEPLRHDFNAIVSRKDLYETYLPAFEACVKEGEVNAVMGAYSAVNGEPCCGSPFLITDILRNDWGFEGMYISDCWAIRDFHLNHAVTKNQVDSVALALNAGCDLNCGCEYLSLEKAYQQGLIDRKTITQACIRVMTTRFALGLFSEDCTYSNIGYEQNDTEEHRKVAFKASCNSLVLLKNDGMLPLDSRSLHAIAIIGPNADSREALWGNYHGTSSTYTTVLEGFRKTLGESVKVKYSQGSAIQKEKLERLAEPNDRIAEAIAVATVSDTIILCLGYDETVEGEMHDDGNGGWAGDKQDLRLPPCQRALLKAVASTGKPIVLVLLSGGAIDPEIERFPNVKALLQGWYPGQEGGLAIAHTILGLNNPSGHLPVTFYRSETVLPDFCDYRMEGRTYRYVQEKVLYPFGFGLSYTTFSYGNLSTGKQADGNLELSFIVSNSGNREGREVVQIYCHSDHPFFPPNPVLCGFTSLVLQPGEHKTVTQTILAEAFSAIDPEGKRIALKGWFDLYVGNHQKALPPAGFSKSDLLHIRIQRD